The Stigmatella aurantiaca DW4/3-1 genome contains the following window.
CCGGGGCAAGGGCGTGGTGTTCGTTTCTGGGCATGTGGGCAACTGGGAGCTGCTGGCCCGGCGGGTGGCGAGCGAGGGCTTCCCCTGCCAGAGCATCGCCAAGGAGACCTCGGACCCGCGGCTCACCGCGCTCGTGGGGCGCTTCCGGGAGCGGGGCGGCGTGCGGAGCATCTGGCGGGGGCAGGATGGCGCGGCCCGGCACATGCTCCGGGCGCTCAAGGGCGGAGAAATCCTGGGGCTCCTCATCGACCAGGACACCAAGGTGCAGTCCTTCTTCGTGCCCTTCTTCGGGGAGCTGGCCGCCACGCCCCGGGCGGCGGCGGACCTGGCGCTGCGCACCGGGGCGGCGGTGGTGGTGGGCTTCTGCCAGCGCCAGGCGCAGGGGGGCTATCTGCTGACGATGCGCGATGTGCCCCTGCCTTCCGGCGAGGACCGGGAGGAGGCGGCGCTGGCGTTGACCGCGGCGCTCTCCCGGCACATTGAAGAGGCCATCCGCCGCACCCCCGAGCAATGGGTGTGGATGCACCAGCGGTGGAAGACCCGGCCCTCGGGTGAACCGTCGACACTCGCCTCACGCGGCAGCGCGCCCGTTCCGGCCCGGTGATAGGAAGAGGCTCCGTGTTCCGTCTCCTGCCTTCCAGCCTCCTCGTTCTCCTGGCCGCCTGTGGCCGGCCTCCGGCCGCCTCAGGTCCGGCCTCCGAGCCGCCTCAGGTGGTGCTGCACGGCGTGGAGCTCCAGTCCTTCGAAGCCGACCGGATCGTTCTTGCCGGGCGGGCCGAGCGGATGACCTACCAGCGGTCCGAGGGGTTGTTCGCGGCCACGGACACGGTGCTGCGCCTGCCCAGCCAGGGCGGTGCCCAGCGCGCCGTTTCGGGCCCCCAGGGCGCCATGGAGATTCGCGCGCCGCTGATGGAGGGCAGCCTCTCCACGCGCCAACTCGAGGCGTCGGGCGGCGTGGTCCTGAGGACCGCGGAGGGCGTGGTGGCGCGCACGCCCCGGGCCACCTATGACGCTCCGGCGCAGACCGTCCGCGGGCGGGAGGGCGTGGCCATGCAGGGGCCAGACTTCGCGCTCCGGGCGGACCAGTTCAACCTGTCCCTGCCGGAGGGGACATTCTCCTTCGAAGGCTCGGTCGAGACCGTGGTGGGAGGAGCACCGTGATTGAGTTTCTCGCGATGGCGTTCCTCGTCGCCGAGCCCACGGCCGCGGCCGATGGCGGGGCGGATGGGGGCACGCGGCCGCCCATGCTCGGGTCCGTGGCGCTGCGTGACCCCGTGGAGATCACCGCGGGCCTCGTCACCGGCGGCCGGGACTCGACGACCTTCACCGGCAACGTGAAGGTGAAGCACCGCACGATGGACCTGCGCTGCCAGAAGATGACGGCCTTCTACACCTCGAGCCGCGAGGTGACGCGCGTGGAGTGCACCGGTGGCGTGGAGGCCCAGGACGGGGACCGGTATGCCCGGGGCGACCGGGCCGAATACAACGTGTCCAGCGGGGTGCTGGTGGTGACGGGCTCGCCGGAGGCGCGGCAAGGCGCCACCTATATGACGGGGACGAAGGTCCGCCTGACGCTGGGCAGTGAGCGCGTCGAGGTGGAGAACGCCCGCATCGTCGTCGAGACCGCCCCCAAGGCCTCCTTGCCGCGGGGCAAGCCCGCTCCAAAGAAGCCATGAGCCGCGGGCAGCTGTGGGCCGAGGGCCTCCAGAAGAGCTTCCGCAAGCGCCAGGTGGTGCGCGGCGTCTCCTTCAATGTCACCCAGGGCGAAGTGGTGGGGCTGCTTGGACCCAACGGCGCCGGGAAGACGACCAGCTTCAACATGGTGGTGGGGCTCGTCACCCCGGATGCGGGCCGCGTGCGCGTGGAGGACGAGGAACTCACACACCTGCCCATGCACCGGCGCGCGCGCCGGGGGCTGGGGTACCTGCCCCAGGAAGCCTCGGTGTTCCGCAAGCTCACGGTGCGGCAGAACTTCCTGGCCGTGCTGGAGCTCCAGAAGGACCTGGACCGGAAGACGCGCGAGGCGCGTGCCACGGCCCTCATCGAGGAGTTCGGCCTGGGCCGCGTGGCGGACTCGCTGGGGGAGACGCTCTCGGGCGGGGAGCGGCGGCGCGCGGAGATCGCCCGCTCCCTCATCCCCAACCCGCGCTTCATCCTCTTCGACGAGCCCTTCGCCGGGGTGGACCCCATCAATGTGGGAGATCTCCAGAAGCAGATCGCCCTGCTCCGGGATCGCGGCCTGGGGGTGCTCATCACCGATCACAACGTCCAGGACACCCTGGGCATCTGTGACCGGGCGTACATCATCGCCCAGGGGCAGATCCTCGAGGAGGGCACCCCCGCGCAGATCGCCGCCTCGCCCCGGGCGCGCGCGGTCTACCTGGGAGAGCGCTTCCGGCTGCTGGTTCCCTGAGGTTCCAGGGGGTTGGCCCAGCCTTTGCGTCAACAGGTGAACAACCGAGCACTGTTGCCCAAAGCCCCCCTAACTCTGTGATTCTACAGAGGAAATTCACTAATGCAAGCAAGAGGCCACACTCTCAGACACTAGACGAACCGGAGGGGTCTTGCTAGTTTGGCACGGTCCTTGATTGGTGGCGGTCCTCGTCCCCCCGTCAAGGCTCCGTTTCGCCTCGGTGGGGAGTCCTCGTTCATGGGTATGGAACTCAAGCAAAGCCTGAAACTCACGCAGCAGCTGGTGATGACACCGCAGCTGCAACAGGCGATCAAGCTTCTCCAGCTTTCCAGGATGGAACTGCTGGAGCAGGTCCGGGAGGAGATGGAGCAGAACCCGCTGCTGGAGCAGCCGGAAGAGCAGGCCCCGGGAGATGTGACGGACAAGGAGCCGGGGGAGGCCTCCCTGGAGGCCGCCAACATGGAGGTCCACCAGGACCGGGACGCCACCCCGGTGGGTGACAGCACCCCGGAGTTCAAGGGCGACTCGGACAACCCGCCGGAGATCGACTGGGAGGCGTACCTCAACAGCTACCAGTTCAACGAGCAGAGCACCGCCTCCAACCGCGGCAACGTGGCCACCGAGGACATGCCGTCCTTCGAAGCCAACATGGTGAAGAAGGAGGACCTGGTCGACCATCTGCAAGAGCAGATGGGGATGCTGCGGTTGAACGAGGCCGAGCGCCGGGTGGCCATGCTCATCATCGGCAACCTGGATGACGACGGCTACCTGAAGCTGCCGGACGTGGAGGGAGATCCGCTCATCCGCCTGACCAACGAGGCGGACGTGCCCATGCACGTGGCGGAGCGGACGCTGCGGCGCATCCAGAACCTGGAGCCCAAGGGCTGCGGCGCGCGGGACTTGCAGGAGTGCCTGCTCATCCAGGTGCAGGGGCTGAAGGACCGCAGCGCGCCCCTGCTGGGGCTGATGATCAAGCGGTACATGAAGTACCTGGAGAGCAAGAACCTGCCGGCCATCGCCAAGGAGCTGAAGATTTCGATGGATGAGGTGGTGGCGGCGGCGAAGCTCCTGCCCAAGCTGGACCCGAAGCCGGGCCGCAACTTCAGCGGCGATGACGCGCCGTACATCACCCCGGACGTCTTCATCTATAAGATGGGGGACGAGTACACGGTGGTGCTCAACGACGATGGCTTGTCCAAGCTGCGCATCTCCGGCGCGTACCGGAACGCGCTGAAGAACGGCTCGGTGTCGCCGGGGCAGGCCAAGGAGTTCATCCAGGACAAGCTGCGCAGCGCGCAGTGGCTCATCCGCTCCATTCACCAGCGCCAGCGCACCATCTTCAAGGTGACCGAGAGCATCGTGAAGTTCCAGCGCGACTTCCTGGAGAAGGGCATCGCCCACCTGCGGCCGCTCATCCTCCGGGACGTGGCCGAGGACATTGGAATGCACGAGTCGACGGTGTCGCGCGTCACGACGAGCAAGTACGTGCACACCCCCCAGGGCATCTTCGAGCTGAAGTACTTCTTCAACTCGTCCATCGCGCGCGTGTCGGGCGACGACACGGCCAGCGAGGCGGTGAAGCACCACATCAAGCAGCTCGTGTCGCAAGAGAACCCGCGCGAGCCGTACTCGGACCAGAAGATCGTCGAGCTGCTCAAGTCCCAGGGCACCGAGATTGCCCGGCGCACGGTGGCCAAGTACCGCGAGGTGCTCGGCATCCTCCCCAGCAGCAAGCGCAAGCGCTACTTCTGACCGTCTCACCGGGTGAACACCCCTGGTGAAAGGAAGGTCTAGGTAGGAAAAAGAAGCAAAGCCAACCGCCCCTTCGGCGCGCCCCGTCCGCCGCGCCCGCTGGTAGAAGGGACTCAGGCAGGCAAGCAGGGGCCCCTTGGGCTGTAGGCGCATTGCTCGCCCCGGCCCCGGGTTTTGAAAACTCTGTGTGAACACCGGTGGGGGTCATCAGCCTGTGACATGGGAGCTCTAGGTTGATGGGCGATGAAAGGCCCATCCACCATGGTTCTTGCGACGCCCCGGCCCTTGTTCGCTGCCATCGACGTCGGCACCAATGCCGCCCGCATCGAGTTGGCCCAGCTGAGCCCCGGTGGCGTGTTGGAGCGGGTCTTCAAGGAGCGAGAGGCCATCTGTCCCGGTGAAGGCGTCTTCGCCCGGGGGTCCATGTCGCCCGAGGCCGTGGAGCGGCTGGTGAACACCCTGCGGCGCTACGCGGAGCGGTGCCGGCGTCACGACGCCCGGGTGCGCGCGGTGGCGACCAGCGCCCTGCGGGACGCACGCAACCAGGCGAAGGTGCTCCGGCGGGTGCGCGAGGAAACGGGCCTGGAGTTGGAGGTGGTGAGCGGCGAGGAGGAAGCCCGGCTCATCTGCCTGGGCGTGCTGCACCGCACGCCGGTCCGGGAGCGCTCGCTGCTGGTGGACATCGGCGGAGGCTCCACCGAGATCGTGCTCGCCACGGGCGAGCGGCCCCAGGGGCTGTGGAGCCTGCCACTGGGCGCGGTGCGGTTGACGCAACACTTCGACACCTCGGCGGAGGTGCCGTCCGCCCAACTGCGGCGGATGCGCGAGGACATCGATGCGCGGCTGCGGGAGTCGCTGCCGGGCTTCGTGCCGCGGTTGCCCCGGGTGGCGCTGGGCTCCTCGGGCACCATCCGCGCGGTGGTGGACTTCGCGGCCCGCGAAGCCGGGGAGGGGGCCTCTCAGGAGCAGCTCACCCGGGCTGTGGAGACCCTGGCGAGGATGTCCCCCCGGGAGCGGCGCGGGCACTTCGAGGACCGGCGCGCGGACATCATCGTCGCGGGGGCCCTGCTGCTGGAGCGGGTGGTCCGGCACCTGGGCGTGGAGCGCGTCCTCGCCGTCAAGCGCGGCCTGCGGGATGGCGTGCTCGTGGACCTGCTGGCCCGGGAGGAGCTCGTGTCGCGGCCCAAGTCCGCCGAGGCCACCCCCTCGCACCGCCGGGCCACGGGCTCGCGCGGGGCGTAGGACGGAACATCTGCCTCTTTCGAGGGGCGGCGCTCGCGGGCACGATGCGCCCATGAGCACGACCGGAGCGCTTCCCCACAGAGCCCTCATCCCCCTGGTGGTTCCCCCCGTGACGCTGGAGGGCCACGGGGTGAGGCTGGAGCCCCTGAGGCCAGAGCATGCCGGGGCGCTGGCCTCCCTCTGTGAAGACACCGTTTTCGAGTTCACCGTCCAGGTGCTGAGGACGCAGGCGGACCTGGAGCGCTACATCACCGTGGCGCTGGAGGCGGAGGCGCGTGGCACCGAGCAGCCCTTCCTCATCCGGAACCAGGAGACCGGCGAGCCGCTGGGGACCACGCGCTACATGACCATCTCCCGCCACGACCGGACGCTGGAGATTGGCAACACGTGGCTGGCGCGCGCCGCGTGGCGCACGCGGGCCAACACCGGGTGCAAGTTCCTGCTGCTGCGCCACGCCTTCGAGACGCTCCAGGTGATGCGGGTCCAGCTCAAGACGGACCAGCGCAACGCGCGCTCGCGCGCCGCCATCGAGCGGATTGGCGCGAAGTTCGAGGGCATCCTCCGCCACCACATGCTGGTCCGGGACGGCGTGGTGCGGGACACGGCGTACTATTCCATCCTGGACACCGAGTGGCCGGGCGTGAAGGCCGGGTTGGAGGAGCGGCTGGGGCGAGGGTGATAGGGTGCCGGGCCCCATGATTCGCTCCCGACCTGTTTTTCTGTCCTCGCCCCTCGTGGCGTTGCCGTTGCTCCTGTCCGGAGGGCTTGCCGGCTGTGGTGGCCGTACCGAGGCGACCACGGTTCCCCTGGCCGAACTGGCGAGCCGCACCCTGACGTACACGCTGGTGGACACGGACCTGCTCGAAACACCGGATGCGGCCGGTTCCCACCGCTTCACGGTGACCTTCTCCCAGGCGGACCGGGGCTGTACGCGGCTCAACGAGGGCGTGGTGGCCACCTTCAACGGCCAGCCCATGACCCTGAACCTGGGCGGCGTGGTGGACACGGGAGGCCGCGACTCTTGCGAGCAGACGCAGGCCTGGTTGGACTTCGAGCCGGAGGCCTGGGCGGTCGAGCCCATCGAGGACATCCGGGTCTTCCTGGAGGAGCCGGGGGGCGAGCACACCGTGTCCCTCATCCTGCGGCGGGCAAAGACCAAGCGCCGCTTCGCGTACCAGGGCGTGGGCAGCGGGACGACGCTGCGGCGAGGGCAGACCTACTCGTACCTCTGGGAGCCGGTGGAGGAGGTGCCTGGGCCCGCGATCGTCACCCTGTTGAGGGAGGAGGGACGGGCGCCCGCGACCCTCGAGACGACGCAGGAAGAGGGCACCGTGACCTTCAAGCTTCCGTCCGCGACCCCCATCTCCATCCACCTGCTGCGCTTGCTCGCCACCACGCCGGGCGAGGTGGCCGAGTGCGAGGGGGTGGAGAAGTGCGAGGGCTCCTTCGTTCACTCCAGCGACTACGAGGTGAACGTGGCGCAGTAAGCCGCCTGGCCGGTGGGGGCTCGGGGGACGGACCCCGGGGTTTCGGGAGACGCGGGAGGGGCGGTGCCGGTTGCCGGGAGCGCCAGGCACCCCCACCGTGCCGGGGAACCCTTTGAACCGGAAAGCCCATGCCCCGCACGCCCGACCCGCGCACCGCTGGCCCCCAGAC
Protein-coding sequences here:
- a CDS encoding lysophospholipid acyltransferase family protein, producing the protein MDRPPLAKRLKRFLRYLLVRAALALVHPLPLGLAGWLGVRFGALAFLLAGGERRKALKSLTQAFPELSEAERLALARAAFRHLGAALFEVGCTAALDRELKQRVTWPEAERRVLEEALARGKGVVFVSGHVGNWELLARRVASEGFPCQSIAKETSDPRLTALVGRFRERGGVRSIWRGQDGAARHMLRALKGGEILGLLIDQDTKVQSFFVPFFGELAATPRAAADLALRTGAAVVVGFCQRQAQGGYLLTMRDVPLPSGEDREEAALALTAALSRHIEEAIRRTPEQWVWMHQRWKTRPSGEPSTLASRGSAPVPAR
- a CDS encoding LptA/OstA family protein gives rise to the protein MIEFLAMAFLVAEPTAAADGGADGGTRPPMLGSVALRDPVEITAGLVTGGRDSTTFTGNVKVKHRTMDLRCQKMTAFYTSSREVTRVECTGGVEAQDGDRYARGDRAEYNVSSGVLVVTGSPEARQGATYMTGTKVRLTLGSERVEVENARIVVETAPKASLPRGKPAPKKP
- the lptB gene encoding LPS export ABC transporter ATP-binding protein, with protein sequence MSRGQLWAEGLQKSFRKRQVVRGVSFNVTQGEVVGLLGPNGAGKTTSFNMVVGLVTPDAGRVRVEDEELTHLPMHRRARRGLGYLPQEASVFRKLTVRQNFLAVLELQKDLDRKTREARATALIEEFGLGRVADSLGETLSGGERRRAEIARSLIPNPRFILFDEPFAGVDPINVGDLQKQIALLRDRGLGVLITDHNVQDTLGICDRAYIIAQGQILEEGTPAQIAASPRARAVYLGERFRLLVP
- the rpoN gene encoding RNA polymerase factor sigma-54, with protein sequence MGMELKQSLKLTQQLVMTPQLQQAIKLLQLSRMELLEQVREEMEQNPLLEQPEEQAPGDVTDKEPGEASLEAANMEVHQDRDATPVGDSTPEFKGDSDNPPEIDWEAYLNSYQFNEQSTASNRGNVATEDMPSFEANMVKKEDLVDHLQEQMGMLRLNEAERRVAMLIIGNLDDDGYLKLPDVEGDPLIRLTNEADVPMHVAERTLRRIQNLEPKGCGARDLQECLLIQVQGLKDRSAPLLGLMIKRYMKYLESKNLPAIAKELKISMDEVVAAAKLLPKLDPKPGRNFSGDDAPYITPDVFIYKMGDEYTVVLNDDGLSKLRISGAYRNALKNGSVSPGQAKEFIQDKLRSAQWLIRSIHQRQRTIFKVTESIVKFQRDFLEKGIAHLRPLILRDVAEDIGMHESTVSRVTTSKYVHTPQGIFELKYFFNSSIARVSGDDTASEAVKHHIKQLVSQENPREPYSDQKIVELLKSQGTEIARRTVAKYREVLGILPSSKRKRYF
- a CDS encoding Ppx/GppA phosphatase family protein — its product is MVLATPRPLFAAIDVGTNAARIELAQLSPGGVLERVFKEREAICPGEGVFARGSMSPEAVERLVNTLRRYAERCRRHDARVRAVATSALRDARNQAKVLRRVREETGLELEVVSGEEEARLICLGVLHRTPVRERSLLVDIGGGSTEIVLATGERPQGLWSLPLGAVRLTQHFDTSAEVPSAQLRRMREDIDARLRESLPGFVPRLPRVALGSSGTIRAVVDFAAREAGEGASQEQLTRAVETLARMSPRERRGHFEDRRADIIVAGALLLERVVRHLGVERVLAVKRGLRDGVLVDLLAREELVSRPKSAEATPSHRRATGSRGA
- a CDS encoding GNAT family N-acetyltransferase produces the protein MSTTGALPHRALIPLVVPPVTLEGHGVRLEPLRPEHAGALASLCEDTVFEFTVQVLRTQADLERYITVALEAEARGTEQPFLIRNQETGEPLGTTRYMTISRHDRTLEIGNTWLARAAWRTRANTGCKFLLLRHAFETLQVMRVQLKTDQRNARSRAAIERIGAKFEGILRHHMLVRDGVVRDTAYYSILDTEWPGVKAGLEERLGRG